From the genome of Bacteroidales bacterium, one region includes:
- a CDS encoding beta-ketoacyl-[acyl-carrier-protein] synthase family protein, whose protein sequence is MNRVVITGIGIYSSIGKNLAEVKESLYTGKSGIVLDEERKSYGYQSGLTGKVERPNLKGILDRRARVCMPDHAEYAYVSTVEAIKNAGLEDHYFENNDAGIIFGNDSSTPSVIQSADVIRQNRDTALVGSGAVFQSMNSSVTMNLSVIFKLRGVNFTLSGACASGSHAIGLGFHMIRHGYQDMIVCGGSQEVNLFCVGSFDALGAFSKQEADPARASKPFDRKRDGLVPSGGAATVILESLDHAIKRGAPIVAEVIGYGFSSDGKHISVPDVDGPIRAISMALKDGDVKPQMIDYINAHATSTPIGDQNEARALDFIFGDVKPLVSSTKSMTGHEMWMAGASEVVYSILMMQNSFVAPNINFEEPDEFTGKLNIATQTTPKEINTFLSNSFGFGGTNSSLILKKYI, encoded by the coding sequence ATGAACAGGGTTGTAATTACGGGCATAGGAATTTATTCTTCGATTGGCAAAAACCTGGCTGAGGTAAAGGAATCGCTTTACACAGGAAAATCAGGCATTGTGCTTGATGAAGAACGTAAATCCTATGGCTATCAGTCGGGATTAACCGGGAAGGTTGAACGTCCGAATCTTAAAGGTATACTTGACAGGCGTGCCCGCGTGTGTATGCCAGATCATGCAGAATATGCCTATGTTTCCACGGTTGAAGCAATTAAAAACGCAGGTCTTGAGGATCATTACTTTGAGAACAATGATGCCGGCATAATATTCGGGAATGACAGTTCCACCCCGTCAGTCATACAGAGCGCGGATGTGATAAGACAAAACAGGGATACTGCACTTGTAGGTTCAGGTGCCGTATTTCAGTCGATGAATTCTTCGGTTACCATGAATCTCTCGGTAATTTTCAAGCTTCGCGGTGTAAATTTCACATTAAGCGGAGCGTGTGCCAGCGGTTCACATGCTATAGGACTCGGCTTCCACATGATTCGTCACGGTTACCAGGACATGATTGTGTGCGGAGGATCACAGGAAGTGAATCTGTTTTGCGTTGGCAGTTTCGACGCACTTGGCGCCTTTTCCAAACAGGAAGCTGATCCTGCCAGGGCATCCAAACCTTTTGACCGTAAAAGAGACGGACTAGTGCCCAGCGGCGGAGCAGCCACCGTAATTCTCGAAAGCCTTGATCATGCCATTAAACGTGGCGCTCCCATTGTAGCTGAAGTAATCGGGTATGGTTTTTCCTCTGACGGCAAGCATATTTCAGTGCCTGATGTTGACGGTCCGATCCGTGCCATTTCCATGGCCCTGAAAGACGGGGATGTCAAACCTCAGATGATCGATTATATTAACGCCCATGCCACCTCTACACCCATCGGTGATCAGAACGAAGCCAGGGCTCTTGATTTTATTTTCGGAGATGTGAAGCCTCTTGTTTCATCCACAAAATCAATGACAGGTCATGAAATGTGGATGGCAGGAGCCAGCGAAGTGGTTTATTCAATACTCATGATGCAGAATTCATTTGTGGCTCCGAACATTAATTTTGAAGAACCGGATGAATTTACCGGAAAATTGAATATTGCCACCCAAACCACCCCGAAGGAAATCAACACGTTCCTTTCGAATTCATTTGGTTTTGGAGGTACAAACTCTTCATTAATTTTGAAAAAATACATCTAA
- a CDS encoding phosphopantetheine-binding protein → MTKEEIARIINTFLIEEFEIDEAKITPQSHLKDDLGLESLDFVDIAVIVQKEFGLTLKGEEMTAIRTLDDLYGYIFNCVNKK, encoded by the coding sequence ATGACAAAAGAAGAAATCGCCAGGATCATTAATACTTTTCTTATTGAAGAGTTTGAGATTGACGAAGCCAAGATAACTCCACAGTCACATCTTAAAGACGACCTGGGCCTTGAAAGCCTCGACTTTGTTGATATTGCCGTAATTGTTCAGAAAGAATTCGGTCTTACACTCAAAGGCGAGGAAATGACCGCGATCAGAACGCTCGATGATCTTTACGGATATATTTTTAACTGCGTAAACAAGAAATAG
- a CDS encoding aromatic amino acid ammonia-lyase, which translates to MLSIGERKISLDDYFHVLYENEKVEIHKNSAERIKSSFDFLESFHHNKIIYGINTGLGPMAQYKIDESDRLKLHYNAIRSHASGCGDPVKPVYVKSAMLTLLSNFSHGFSGMHPEVIELLKQLVNLDIIPFVPEHGGVGASGDLVQLAHIALVLIGEGEVFFEGKWSDTAEVFASKGLKPISIHLREGLSLINGTCFMTGTGMVNLLHARNLMGWAITVATMINEIVRSFDDYFSSELNRVKKHYGQNRVAELERKILADSKLIRKREEHFFNGKHSNDYVIADKVQEYYSIRCVPQILGPILDTIEYTEKILLEEADSASDNPVVDAEKNNIFHGGNFHGDYISLEMDKLKIAITKMSMLFERQINYLMNDRLNNKLPPFVNLGKLGVNFGMQGTQFTATSTVAENQTLSFPNYVHSISNNNDNQDIVSMGTNSAQFARKVIDNTYQVLAIELMTILQSIDYLNIESRMSSFTSSKYRELRKLVPRFEEDTVKYPEIRKIQEHLCTNFINL; encoded by the coding sequence ATGTTAAGTATTGGTGAACGAAAAATTTCTCTTGATGATTATTTCCATGTTCTTTATGAAAATGAAAAGGTAGAGATACATAAAAATTCAGCTGAAAGAATAAAAAGTAGCTTCGATTTCCTTGAGTCCTTTCATCACAATAAAATCATATATGGAATAAATACAGGCCTGGGTCCAATGGCTCAGTACAAAATTGATGAGTCTGACCGCCTGAAACTTCACTATAATGCTATCCGGAGCCATGCATCTGGGTGCGGCGATCCAGTAAAACCCGTTTATGTTAAATCGGCCATGCTCACGCTGCTCAGCAATTTTTCACATGGCTTTTCAGGCATGCACCCGGAGGTAATTGAATTACTGAAGCAATTGGTAAACCTGGATATTATTCCGTTTGTACCCGAGCACGGTGGTGTCGGTGCCAGCGGCGACCTGGTTCAGCTTGCCCATATTGCCCTGGTTCTGATTGGTGAAGGAGAAGTTTTCTTTGAGGGAAAATGGTCTGACACAGCTGAAGTTTTTGCCTCTAAAGGGCTTAAACCCATTTCCATCCATCTTCGTGAAGGTTTGTCGCTTATCAACGGCACTTGTTTCATGACAGGAACCGGGATGGTAAACCTGCTGCATGCCCGTAATCTTATGGGCTGGGCCATAACGGTTGCAACCATGATCAATGAAATCGTCAGGTCATTTGACGATTATTTTTCATCGGAATTGAACCGCGTTAAGAAGCATTATGGCCAGAACCGTGTTGCGGAGCTTGAGCGTAAAATCCTTGCCGACAGCAAGCTGATCCGCAAGCGTGAGGAACACTTTTTTAACGGCAAGCACAGCAATGACTATGTTATAGCGGATAAGGTGCAGGAATACTATTCAATCCGCTGTGTTCCCCAGATCCTGGGTCCCATTCTGGATACCATTGAGTATACCGAAAAAATACTTCTTGAAGAAGCGGATTCCGCCAGCGATAATCCGGTTGTAGATGCCGAAAAAAACAATATCTTTCATGGTGGAAATTTTCATGGAGATTACATTTCACTGGAAATGGACAAATTAAAAATTGCCATTACCAAAATGTCAATGCTCTTTGAAAGGCAGATCAACTACCTGATGAACGACAGGCTGAATAATAAACTTCCTCCTTTTGTGAACCTGGGTAAACTGGGAGTGAATTTTGGCATGCAGGGCACACAATTTACAGCTACATCAACCGTGGCTGAAAATCAAACCCTGTCGTTCCCCAATTATGTACACAGTATATCAAACAATAACGATAACCAGGACATTGTGAGCATGGGTACCAATTCTGCCCAGTTTGCCCGCAAAGTAATTGATAACACTTACCAGGTACTTGCCATTGAATTGATGACTATTTTGCAGAGTATTGATTACCTGAATATCGAATCCAGGATGTCGTCATTCACCTCTTCAAAATACAGGGAATTAAGGAAACTGGTTCCGAGATTTGAAGAGGACACCGTAAAATACCCTGAAATCAGGAAGATTCAGGAGCATTTATGTACAAATTTTATTAACCTGTAG
- the fabG gene encoding 3-oxoacyl-ACP reductase FabG, producing MKFALVTGGSRGIGKSVCIKLAAMGYHVLINYVRNTGEAQNTLELIKNEGGEGTIIQFDVTDAAEVEKVLSEWQQKNPDSYIEVLVNNAGIRKDTLLMWMENNHWQDVMNTNLNGFFYVTRFVLKNMLVNKYGRIVNVVSLSGLKGLPGQVNYSAAKAGVIGATKALAQEIGKKKVTVNAVAPGFIKTDMTKDLNENELKNLIPLNRFGLPEEVAEVVCFLASEKASYITGEVISVNGGLYT from the coding sequence ATGAAATTTGCACTGGTAACAGGAGGATCGAGGGGAATTGGTAAGTCGGTATGCATAAAGCTGGCAGCCATGGGTTATCATGTGCTAATTAATTATGTGCGAAATACAGGAGAGGCACAGAACACTCTTGAGCTTATTAAAAACGAAGGCGGTGAAGGAACAATAATACAGTTTGATGTTACCGATGCCGCTGAAGTGGAAAAAGTACTGAGTGAATGGCAGCAAAAAAATCCGGACAGTTATATTGAAGTTCTTGTAAACAATGCCGGAATCAGGAAAGACACCCTGTTGATGTGGATGGAAAATAATCACTGGCAGGATGTGATGAACACTAATCTGAACGGCTTTTTTTATGTTACCCGGTTCGTTCTGAAAAACATGCTTGTGAATAAGTATGGAAGGATCGTGAACGTCGTTTCACTCTCAGGTTTAAAAGGTCTTCCCGGCCAGGTAAATTATTCCGCAGCCAAAGCGGGCGTTATTGGCGCCACAAAGGCACTGGCGCAGGAAATCGGCAAGAAAAAAGTCACCGTAAATGCGGTAGCGCCGGGTTTCATCAAGACTGATATGACAAAAGACCTGAATGAAAATGAATTGAAAAACCTTATACCACTCAACCGTTTTGGCCTGCCGGAAGAGGTTGCCGAAGTTGTTTGTTTTCTGGCATCTGAAAAGGCATCCTATATAACCGGCGAAGTCATTTCGGTAAATGGGGGATTATATACCTAA